Proteins encoded within one genomic window of Setaria italica strain Yugu1 chromosome IV, Setaria_italica_v2.0, whole genome shotgun sequence:
- the LOC101778524 gene encoding lipid phosphate phosphatase 2 isoform X1, giving the protein MPPPAGLAAHPGAPPRLYLKTHGTRVARLHLLDWAVLVLLAALDGALNLIEPFHRFVGEDTVPGLRYPLKDNTVPVWAVPVLAVAAPVAVVAGIYVRRRNVYDLHHAILGLLFSVLITAVLTDAIKDGVGRPRPNFFWRCFPDGLPRYDNVTREVICHGDAAVIKEGYKSFPSGHTSWSFAGLGFLSWYLAGKIKAFDRGGHVAKLCIVAMPLLLAAMVGVSRVDDYWHHWQDVFTAGVLGLVVASFCYLQFFPPPSGEQGFWPHSYFEHMLTLDGEIEVQSAAGSSRHPSLTLDSSPGRAGREMRTSSQALDSMESGRRS; this is encoded by the exons atgccgccgccggcgggcctcGCCGCTCACCcgggagcgccgccgcgcctctaCTTGAAGACCCACGGGACCAGGGTGGCGAGGCTGCACCTGCTGGACTGGGCCGTGCtggtcctcctcgccgccctcgaCGGCGCGCTCAACCTCATCGAGCCCTTCCACCGCTTCGTCGGGGAGGACACGGTGCCGGGCCTCCGGTACCCGCTCAAGGACAACACCGTGCCCGTCTGGGCCGTGCCggtgctcgccgtcgccgcgccggtggccgtcgtcgccgggATATACGTGCGCAGGAGGAACGTGTATGACCTGCACCACGCCATCCTCG GGCTTCTGTTCTCGGTGCTCATAACCGCCGTCCTGACCGACGCCATCAAGGACGGCGTcggccggccgcgccccaaCTTCTTCTGGCGCTGCTTTCCTGACGGACTGCCT AGGTATGACAACGTCACCAGAGAGGTCATCTGCCACGGAGACGCGGCCGTGATCAAAGAAGGGTACAAGAGCTTCCCGAGCGGCCACACTTCGT GGTCTTTCGCTGGTCTGGGCTTCCTGTCCTGGTACCTCGCCGGCAAGATCAAGGCGTTCGACCGGGGAGGCCATGTCGCCAAGCTCTGCATCGTCGCCATGCCGCTGCTCCTCGCGGCAATGGTGGGGGTGTCGCGGGTGGACGACTACTGGCACCACTGGCAGGACGTGTTCACCGCCGGAGTCCTCG GATTGGTGGTGGCGTCGTTCTGCTACCTGCAGTTTTTCCCGCCACCCTCCGGTGAACAAG GATTCTGGCCTCATTCCTACTTTGAGCACATGCTTACCCTCGATGGTGAGATCGAGGTGCAGTCGGCAGCCGGCTCGAGTCGCCACCCGTCACTGACGCTTGACTCCTCTCCGGGACGCGCTGGAAGGGAGATGAGAACCAGTAGCCAAGCATTGGACTCAATGGAATCAGGCCGTAGATCTTAG
- the LOC101778524 gene encoding lipid phosphate phosphatase 2 isoform X2 has product MPPPAGLAAHPGAPPRLYLKTHGTRVARLHLLDWAVLVLLAALDGALNLIEPFHRFVGEDTVPGLRYPLKDNTVPVWAVPVLAVAAPVAVVAGIYVRRRNVYDLHHAILGLLFSVLITAVLTDAIKDGVGRPRPNFFWRCFPDGLPRYDNVTREVICHGDAAVIKEGYKSFPSGHTSWSFAGLGFLSWYLAGKIKAFDRGGHVAKLCIVAMPLLLAAMVGVSRVDDYWHHWQDVFTAGVLGLVVASFCYLQFFPPPSGEQVGFQDSGLIPTLSTCLPSMVRSRCSRQPARVATRH; this is encoded by the exons atgccgccgccggcgggcctcGCCGCTCACCcgggagcgccgccgcgcctctaCTTGAAGACCCACGGGACCAGGGTGGCGAGGCTGCACCTGCTGGACTGGGCCGTGCtggtcctcctcgccgccctcgaCGGCGCGCTCAACCTCATCGAGCCCTTCCACCGCTTCGTCGGGGAGGACACGGTGCCGGGCCTCCGGTACCCGCTCAAGGACAACACCGTGCCCGTCTGGGCCGTGCCggtgctcgccgtcgccgcgccggtggccgtcgtcgccgggATATACGTGCGCAGGAGGAACGTGTATGACCTGCACCACGCCATCCTCG GGCTTCTGTTCTCGGTGCTCATAACCGCCGTCCTGACCGACGCCATCAAGGACGGCGTcggccggccgcgccccaaCTTCTTCTGGCGCTGCTTTCCTGACGGACTGCCT AGGTATGACAACGTCACCAGAGAGGTCATCTGCCACGGAGACGCGGCCGTGATCAAAGAAGGGTACAAGAGCTTCCCGAGCGGCCACACTTCGT GGTCTTTCGCTGGTCTGGGCTTCCTGTCCTGGTACCTCGCCGGCAAGATCAAGGCGTTCGACCGGGGAGGCCATGTCGCCAAGCTCTGCATCGTCGCCATGCCGCTGCTCCTCGCGGCAATGGTGGGGGTGTCGCGGGTGGACGACTACTGGCACCACTGGCAGGACGTGTTCACCGCCGGAGTCCTCG GATTGGTGGTGGCGTCGTTCTGCTACCTGCAGTTTTTCCCGCCACCCTCCGGTGAACAAG TCGGGTTTCAGGATTCTGGCCTCATTCCTACTTTGAGCACATGCTTACCCTCGATGGTGAGATCGAGGTGCAGTCGGCAGCCGGCTCGAGTCGCCACCCGTCACTGA
- the LOC101754086 gene encoding exopolygalacturonase yields MMPLPRQNSHERRQRHRCSWQEQLPNSNRQFQEFVINQSCSAQCMASPFQRRPEAMASRSCALLLVLAMATTWLAADAGAGAGPVFNVTDFGAVADGKTDSSRAFLRAWMRACATPGRPAVVVPRGGSYLLHPLVLRGPCRGYMEVRVAGVLRAPPGLGAFRGCREWVHFSGVDGLLVTGGGTFDGRGATAWPLNECPKKRDCKLLPTVNKLRLICTHFGRSIGRSTVQIDLHDEIKNLLVQSIKLGRVTNATITGVTSLDSKFFHVTVAGSHGVRIHGVTIRAPRDSPNTDGVHIQGSSDVRVTDCAVATGDDCVSVGPGASDVVVSGVTCGPGHGISVGSLGRYPGEEDVRRLRVVNCTIAGTSNGVRIKTWRGGSRPTSVSGLVFEDIVMRKVRNPIIIDQEYCPYASCRESEQRPSAVRISDVKFRNIRGVSATQVAVKLSCSEASPCRGLELRDIDLRYFKRGVSTQSQCAHVAGGVVGGTLVPPSCI; encoded by the coding sequence ATGATGCCGTTGCCGAGACAAAACAGCCATGAAAGAAGGCAAAGACACAGGTGCTCATGGCAAGAGCAGCTGCCTAACAGTAACAGACAGTTCCAAGAATTCGTTATAAATCAATCATGCTCCGCGCAATGCATGGCGTCTCCCTTCCAGCGGCGCCCGGAAGCCATGGCGTCGCGCTCGTGCGCTCTGCTTCTCGTCCTTGCCATGGCGACGACGTGGCTCGCCGCAgacgccggtgccggcgccggcccgGTCTTCAACGTCACGGACTTCGGCGCGGTCGCGGACGGGAAGACGGACAGCTCCAGGGCGTTCCTGAGGGCGTGGATGAGGGCGTGCGCGACGCCAGGGaggcccgccgtcgtcgtccccagGGGCGGGAGCTACCTCCTGCACCCCCTCGTGCTCCGCGGCCCGTGCAGGGGCTACATGGAGGTccgcgtcgccggcgtcctccgcgcgccgcccgggctCGGCGCCTTCCGCGGCTGCCGCGAGTGGGTCCACTTCTCTGGCGTCGACGGGCTCCtcgtcaccggcggcggcacgttCGACGGCCGCGGCGCCACCGCGTGGCCGCTCAACGAGTGCCCCAAGAAACGCGACTGCAAGCTCCTCCCCACCGTAAATAAGCTCAGGCTGATTTGCACGCATTTTGGCCGTTCGATCGGAAGATCGACGGTCCAGATTGATTTGCATGATGAGATAAAAAATTTGCTGGTGCAGTCCATCAAGCTGGGGCGGGTGACGAACGCGACGATCACAGGGGTGACGTCGCTGGACAGCAAGTTCTTCCACGTGACGGTGGCCGGCAGCCACGGCGTGCGGATTCACGGCGTCACCATCCGGGCGCCGCGCGACAGCCCCAACACGGACGGCGTGCACATCCAGGGCTCCTCCGACGTGCGCGTCACCGACTGcgcggtggcgacgggcgacgactgCGTCTCCGTCGGGCCCGGCGCCTCCGACGTGGTGGTGTCCGGCGTCACCTGCGGCCCCGGGCACGGCATCAGCGTCGGCAGCCTCGGCAGGTACCCCGGCGAGGAGGACGTCCGGCGGCTGCGCGTCGTCAACTGCACCATCGCCGGCACCTCCAACGGCGTGCGCATCAAGACGTGGCGCGGCGGCTCGCGCCCCACCTCCGTGTCCGGGCTCGTCTTCGAGGACATCGTCATGCGGAAGGTCCGCAACCCcatcatcatcgaccaggagtaCTGCCCCTACGCCTCCTGCCGCGAATCGGAGCAGCGGCCGTCGGCGGTGAGGATAAGCGACGTCAAGTTCAGGAACATCCGGGGCGTGTCGGCGACGCAGGTGGCGGTGAAGCTGTCGTGCAGCGAGGCGAGCCCGTGCCGCGGGCTGGAGCTCAGGGACATCGACCTCCGCTACTTCAAGCGCGGGGTCTCCACCCAGTCGCAGTGCGcgcacgtcgccggcggcgtggtcggCGGCACGCTCGTCCCTCCTTCCTGCATATGA
- the LOC101779342 gene encoding SWI/SNF complex subunit SWI3D isoform X1, with protein MEPKPSPPPAAKPRRRGAATKRKERAASAALSTSPPPKRQAKERAPVDPPPLPPPPPPPAPRNRPPARKSRRKPARKKASRRSVNPPREQEEKEEEVPPPPPPPRPSLEQEIEAVLSRGAGVHVVPTFAGWFSWKGIHPIEKQMLATFFDGKSEMRTPKIYLGIRNLIMSKFHFNPEVHLEAKDLSELSIGKMDARLEILEFLSHWGLVNFHPFPPVTQKCELVESKTGADTAEEISLVEKLFQFKTVHSYLVPVPKKADVISPVQFTSLLAEPTLAEDAITTAESSVEYHCNSCSVDCSRKRYHCRTQVDFDLCSDCYNVGKFDEGMSNADFILMEYAEVPGSGGSNWTDQETLLLLEALEIFKGKEWDEIAEHVATKTKEQCMLYFLQMPIFDYFLDGKEFSETPQKITQDLAETGTFDVPEEMDVDDNAEGKESTDEKTFKKADANSSETGTKLADQSVSAKEDTMNPGDNVLVASSIVDESNKSSLMDPANKKNLADVDVSGEHASNFVIDVLRSTFEVIGHFLDKEDLGSFAEAGNPVMALAAFFASVVEREDAVTSCCNSLRAISEISPALQLATGHCFILPDPPSNLEDPTSNFSPCTGGECQGGVGGTQNVNATDKDSSEREESALALEKEKATFTSQKEHMELSNTKESFVEGPQAEVISNSTKDSDNRTAIMESSVASDKMRYGCNTIPCSATSTNTNEPSSIASQEASAASTKGTTNPERVEGDKPSSMELPDDGSPSHGKVDPEEIELAPVASSSMQQHESNQTGNGNTKEPNSNENIIAAAAADPVIRLQRAAGTAVSAAAVKAKFLAEQEEVHIRQLAALVIEKQFQKMEAKMSFLSEVDNLVLRSRELTEKMRKKLMLERSAIITSRMAAAASRTNQHGAPGTRLPLPVALVQQLRRP; from the exons ATGGAGCCcaaaccctcgccgccgcccgcggccaaACCGCGCCGCCGGGGGGCAGCGACCAAGCGCAAGGAGAGGGCCGCATCCGCGGCGCTCTCCACGTCCCCGCCGCCAAAGCGCCAGGCCAAGGAGCGCGCCCCCGTCGACCCGCcacccctcccgccgccgccgccgccgcctgcaccgcgcaaccgcccgcccgcccgcaaGTCGCGGCGGAAGCCCGCACGGAAGAAAGCGTCGCGCCGCTCCGTGAATCCTCCTCGcgagcaggaggagaaggaggaggaggtgccgccccctcccccgccgccacggccgtcgTTGGAGCAGGAGATCGAGGCCGTCCTttcccgcggcgccggcgtccacgTCGTCCCCACCTTCGCCG GATGGTTTTCATGGAAGGGAATTCACCCAATTGAGAAGCAAATGTTGGCTACATTTTTTGATGGGAAATCAGAGATGAGGACACCCAAGATATACTTGGGAATTAGAAATTTAATCATGAGCAAGTTTCACTTTAACCCTGAAGTGCATTTGGAGGCCAAAGATTTGTCTGAGTTGTCAATTGGGAAGATGGATGCTCGTCTTGAAATTTTGGAGTTCTTGTCTCACTGGGGCTTGGTTAATTTCCACCCTTTTCCACCAGTTACGCAGAAATGCGAGCTAGTTGAGAGCAAAACTGGTGCTGATACAGCGGAGGAAATTTCTCTGGTTGAGAAGCTATTTCAGTTTAAAACTGTTCATTCGTATCTGGTACCTGTTCCGAAGAAAGCTGATGTCATATCTCCAGTTCAGTTCACTAGTTTGCTTGCTGAGCCTACCCTAGCTGAAGATGCGATAACCACAGCTGAGTCTTCCGTTGAGTATCATTGCAACTCCTGCTCAGTTGATTGTTCTAGAAAGCGCTATCATTGTAGGACTCAG GTAGACTTTGATCTGTGTTCTGATTGCTACAATGTAGGAAAGTTTGATGAAGGCATGTCAAATGCTGATTTCATCCTTATGGAATATGCAGAGGTTCCAGGCTCAGGTGGTTCTAACTGGACTGACCAGGAGACGTTGCTTCTTTTGGAAGCGTTAGAAATTTTTAAAGGAAAAGAATGGGATGAGATTGCTGAGCATGTTGCtacaaaaacaaaagaacagTGCATGCTATACTTCCTCCAAATGCCAATTTTCGATTACTTTCTAGATGGTAAAGAATTCAGTGAAACACCTCAGAAGATTACACAGGATTTGGCAGAAACTGGCACTTTTGATGTACCTGAGGAAATGGATGTAGATGACAATGCAGAAGGAAAAGAGAGCACTGATGAAAAAACTTTCAAGAAAGCAGATGCTAATTCTTCAGAAACAGGAACAAAATTAGCTGACCAAAGCGTTTCTGCTAAAGAGGATACCATGAATCCAGGTGATAATGTTCTAGTCGCGTCTTCCATTGTTGATGAATCAAACAAATCTTCATTGATGGATCCTGCAAATAAGAAAAATTTAGCTGATGTTGATGTTTCTGGGGAACATGCATCCAACTTTGTTATTGATGTCCTGAGATCTACTTTTGAAGTAATTGGTCACTTTTTGGATAAAGAAGACTTGGGTTCATTTGCTGAAGCAGGAAACCCTGTGATGGCACTA GCTGCATTTTTTGCTTCTGTTGTGGAACGTGAGGATGCTGTTACTTCATGTTGTAATTCACTGAGAGCTATATCTGAAATATCTCCTGCTCTCCAACTGGCAACTGGGCACTGTTTTATACTTCCGGATCCACCGAGTAACCTCGAAGATCCTACTTCCAATTTCAG CCCTTGCACAGGTGGTGAGTGCCAAGGAGGCGTTGGTGGTACTCAAAATGTGAATGCTACTGATAAAGATAGCAGTGAAAGGGAAGAAAGTGCTTTAGCTCTGGAAAAAGAGAAAGCTACATTCACCTCACAGAAAGAGCACATGGAATTATCTAACACAAAGGAATCGTTTGTTGAAGGTCCCCAAGCGGAAGTCATATCCAACAGCACAAAGGATTCTGATAATCGAACTGCTATAATGGAGAGTAGTGTTGCATCTGATAAGATGAGATATGGTTGTAATACTATTCCATGTTCTGCTACTTCAACTAATACAAATGAACCTAGTTCCATAGCTTCCCAAGAAGCCAGTGCAGCAAGTACAAAGGGGACAACCAACCCTGAACGAGTAGAAGGGGACAAACCAAGTTCTATGGAATTACCAGATGATGGCTCACCTTCACATGGAAAGGTAGATCCAGAAGAGATTGAACTTGCACCTGTGGCCTCATCTAGCATGCAACAACACGAGTCCAACCAAACTGGAAATGGCAACACAAAAG AACCTAACAGCAACGAAAACatcattgctgctgctgctgctgatcccGTAATAAGGCTACAGAGAGCGGCAGGTACCGCCGTTTCAGCAGCTGCAGTGAAGGCTAAGTTCCTCGCGGAGCAGGAGGAAGTTCATATTCGGCAACTAGCTGCACTTGTGATCGAAAAGCAG TTTCAGAAGATGGAAGCTAAGATGTCATTTCTCTCTGAAGTTGACAATCTGGTCTTACGATCGAGAGAATTGACGGAGAAAATGCGGAAGAAGCTTATGCTGGAGCGGAGCGCGATAATCACCTCTCGAATGGCTGCCGCGGCATCCAGAACAAACCAGCATGGGGCTCCTGGGACTAGACTGCCACTGCCAGTAGCCCTGGTTCAGCAGCTGAGGCGCCCTTGA
- the LOC101779342 gene encoding SWI/SNF complex subunit SWI3D isoform X2, with protein MLATFFDGKSEMRTPKIYLGIRNLIMSKFHFNPEVHLEAKDLSELSIGKMDARLEILEFLSHWGLVNFHPFPPVTQKCELVESKTGADTAEEISLVEKLFQFKTVHSYLVPVPKKADVISPVQFTSLLAEPTLAEDAITTAESSVEYHCNSCSVDCSRKRYHCRTQVDFDLCSDCYNVGKFDEGMSNADFILMEYAEVPGSGGSNWTDQETLLLLEALEIFKGKEWDEIAEHVATKTKEQCMLYFLQMPIFDYFLDGKEFSETPQKITQDLAETGTFDVPEEMDVDDNAEGKESTDEKTFKKADANSSETGTKLADQSVSAKEDTMNPGDNVLVASSIVDESNKSSLMDPANKKNLADVDVSGEHASNFVIDVLRSTFEVIGHFLDKEDLGSFAEAGNPVMALAAFFASVVEREDAVTSCCNSLRAISEISPALQLATGHCFILPDPPSNLEDPTSNFSPCTGGECQGGVGGTQNVNATDKDSSEREESALALEKEKATFTSQKEHMELSNTKESFVEGPQAEVISNSTKDSDNRTAIMESSVASDKMRYGCNTIPCSATSTNTNEPSSIASQEASAASTKGTTNPERVEGDKPSSMELPDDGSPSHGKVDPEEIELAPVASSSMQQHESNQTGNGNTKEPNSNENIIAAAAADPVIRLQRAAGTAVSAAAVKAKFLAEQEEVHIRQLAALVIEKQFQKMEAKMSFLSEVDNLVLRSRELTEKMRKKLMLERSAIITSRMAAAASRTNQHGAPGTRLPLPVALVQQLRRP; from the exons ATGTTGGCTACATTTTTTGATGGGAAATCAGAGATGAGGACACCCAAGATATACTTGGGAATTAGAAATTTAATCATGAGCAAGTTTCACTTTAACCCTGAAGTGCATTTGGAGGCCAAAGATTTGTCTGAGTTGTCAATTGGGAAGATGGATGCTCGTCTTGAAATTTTGGAGTTCTTGTCTCACTGGGGCTTGGTTAATTTCCACCCTTTTCCACCAGTTACGCAGAAATGCGAGCTAGTTGAGAGCAAAACTGGTGCTGATACAGCGGAGGAAATTTCTCTGGTTGAGAAGCTATTTCAGTTTAAAACTGTTCATTCGTATCTGGTACCTGTTCCGAAGAAAGCTGATGTCATATCTCCAGTTCAGTTCACTAGTTTGCTTGCTGAGCCTACCCTAGCTGAAGATGCGATAACCACAGCTGAGTCTTCCGTTGAGTATCATTGCAACTCCTGCTCAGTTGATTGTTCTAGAAAGCGCTATCATTGTAGGACTCAG GTAGACTTTGATCTGTGTTCTGATTGCTACAATGTAGGAAAGTTTGATGAAGGCATGTCAAATGCTGATTTCATCCTTATGGAATATGCAGAGGTTCCAGGCTCAGGTGGTTCTAACTGGACTGACCAGGAGACGTTGCTTCTTTTGGAAGCGTTAGAAATTTTTAAAGGAAAAGAATGGGATGAGATTGCTGAGCATGTTGCtacaaaaacaaaagaacagTGCATGCTATACTTCCTCCAAATGCCAATTTTCGATTACTTTCTAGATGGTAAAGAATTCAGTGAAACACCTCAGAAGATTACACAGGATTTGGCAGAAACTGGCACTTTTGATGTACCTGAGGAAATGGATGTAGATGACAATGCAGAAGGAAAAGAGAGCACTGATGAAAAAACTTTCAAGAAAGCAGATGCTAATTCTTCAGAAACAGGAACAAAATTAGCTGACCAAAGCGTTTCTGCTAAAGAGGATACCATGAATCCAGGTGATAATGTTCTAGTCGCGTCTTCCATTGTTGATGAATCAAACAAATCTTCATTGATGGATCCTGCAAATAAGAAAAATTTAGCTGATGTTGATGTTTCTGGGGAACATGCATCCAACTTTGTTATTGATGTCCTGAGATCTACTTTTGAAGTAATTGGTCACTTTTTGGATAAAGAAGACTTGGGTTCATTTGCTGAAGCAGGAAACCCTGTGATGGCACTA GCTGCATTTTTTGCTTCTGTTGTGGAACGTGAGGATGCTGTTACTTCATGTTGTAATTCACTGAGAGCTATATCTGAAATATCTCCTGCTCTCCAACTGGCAACTGGGCACTGTTTTATACTTCCGGATCCACCGAGTAACCTCGAAGATCCTACTTCCAATTTCAG CCCTTGCACAGGTGGTGAGTGCCAAGGAGGCGTTGGTGGTACTCAAAATGTGAATGCTACTGATAAAGATAGCAGTGAAAGGGAAGAAAGTGCTTTAGCTCTGGAAAAAGAGAAAGCTACATTCACCTCACAGAAAGAGCACATGGAATTATCTAACACAAAGGAATCGTTTGTTGAAGGTCCCCAAGCGGAAGTCATATCCAACAGCACAAAGGATTCTGATAATCGAACTGCTATAATGGAGAGTAGTGTTGCATCTGATAAGATGAGATATGGTTGTAATACTATTCCATGTTCTGCTACTTCAACTAATACAAATGAACCTAGTTCCATAGCTTCCCAAGAAGCCAGTGCAGCAAGTACAAAGGGGACAACCAACCCTGAACGAGTAGAAGGGGACAAACCAAGTTCTATGGAATTACCAGATGATGGCTCACCTTCACATGGAAAGGTAGATCCAGAAGAGATTGAACTTGCACCTGTGGCCTCATCTAGCATGCAACAACACGAGTCCAACCAAACTGGAAATGGCAACACAAAAG AACCTAACAGCAACGAAAACatcattgctgctgctgctgctgatcccGTAATAAGGCTACAGAGAGCGGCAGGTACCGCCGTTTCAGCAGCTGCAGTGAAGGCTAAGTTCCTCGCGGAGCAGGAGGAAGTTCATATTCGGCAACTAGCTGCACTTGTGATCGAAAAGCAG TTTCAGAAGATGGAAGCTAAGATGTCATTTCTCTCTGAAGTTGACAATCTGGTCTTACGATCGAGAGAATTGACGGAGAAAATGCGGAAGAAGCTTATGCTGGAGCGGAGCGCGATAATCACCTCTCGAATGGCTGCCGCGGCATCCAGAACAAACCAGCATGGGGCTCCTGGGACTAGACTGCCACTGCCAGTAGCCCTGGTTCAGCAGCTGAGGCGCCCTTGA
- the LOC101778935 gene encoding 30S ribosomal protein S31, chloroplastic, with product MALLAIQGMAMSTATTALPSHHHGAVSSFVSTSSYALTTAAAFPRARATLAVGALTSATVTPVLDVYCGRGDKKTKRGKRFNHSYGNARPRNKKKGTGPPRLFAPPAPPRKDQFDDGEIIPIEIDEDILE from the exons ATGGCGCTGCTCGCCATCCAGGGCATGGCCATGTCCACCGCGACCACCGCCCTCCCATCCCACCACCACGGCGCAGTCTCCTCCTTTGTCTCCACCTCCTCCTACGCGCTcacaaccgccgccgccttcccccgcgcccgcgctaCCCTCGCCGTCGGCGCCCTCACGTCGGCCACCGTCACTCCAGTTCTTGATG TCTACTGTGGGAGAGGGGACAAGAAGACAAAACGGGGCAAAAGGTTCAACCATTCATATGGCAAT GCGAGGCCTCGCAACAAGAAGAAGGGAACTGGCCCACCACGCCTTTTTGCCCCTCCAGCGCCTCCTAGGAAGGACCAGTTTGATGATGGGGAGATCATTCCAATTGAGATAGACGAAGACATCCTGGAATAG
- the LOC101779732 gene encoding exopolygalacturonase, with protein sequence MAFTTKNAMRALFLLALVCAVQAGKAASKDAKAADDGAAKGGGSCPSGSCDITKLGASGNGKTDSTKALEEAWASACGGTGKNTILIPKGDYLVGPLNFKGPCKGDVTIQVDGNLLASTDLSLYKKNWIEILRVDNLVITGKGKLDGQGSAVWSKNSCAKKYDCKILPNSLVLDYVNNGEVSGITLLNSKFFHMNVYQCKDLVIKDVTVTAPGDSPNTDGIHMGDSSGISIVNTVIGVGDDCISIGPGSTKVNITGVTCGPGHGISIGSLGRYKDEKDVTDITVKDCTLKKSSNGLRIKAYEDAASVLTASKIHYENIKMEDAGNPIIIDMKYCPNKICTSSGASKVTVKDVSFKNITGTSSTPEAVSLLCSDKIPCSGVTMDNVKVEYSGTNNKTMAVCKNAKVTTTASLKELACA encoded by the coding sequence ATGGCCTTCACCACCAAAAATGCCATGAGAGCCCTCTTCCTCCTAGCGCTGGTGTGCGCTGTGCAAGCCGGAAAGGCGGCGTCGAAGGACGCTAAGGCGGCGGATGATGGCGCGGCGAAGGGAGGAGGGTCGTGTCCCAGCGGGTCGTGCGACATCACCAAGCTGGGCGCGTCCGGCAATGGCAAGACGGACAGCACCAAGGCGCTGGAGGAGGCATGGGCGTCGGCGTGCGGCGGCACCGGGAAGAACACGATCCTGATCCCCAAGGGCGACTACCTGGTTGGCCCGCTCAACTTCAAGGGCCCGTGCAAGGGTGACGTGACCATCCAGGTGGACGGCAACCTGTTGGCGTCCACGGACCTGAGCCTGTACAAGAAGAACTGGATCGAGATCCTGCGTGTGGACAACCTGGTGATCACCGGCAAGGGCAAGCTCGACGGGCAGGGCTCCGCCGTGTGGAGCAAGAACTCCTGCGCCAAGAAGTATGACTGCAAGATCCTGCCCAACTCGCTGGTGCTGGACTACGTGAACAACGGCGAGGTGTCCGGCATCACGCTGCTCAACTCCAAGTTCTTCCACATGAACGTGTACCAGTGCAAGGACCTAGTGATCAAGGACGTGACGGTGACGGCGCCGGGTGACAGCCCCAACACGGACGGCATCCACATGGGCGACTCATCCGGGATCAGCATCGTCAACACGGtcatcggcgtcggcgacgactGCATCTCCATCGGCCCGGGGAGCACCAAGGTCAACATCACCGGCGTCACCTGCGGCCCGGGGCACGGCATCAGCATCGGCAGCCTGGGGCGGTACAAGGACGAGAAGGACGTAACGGACATCACCGTCAAGGACTGCACGCTCAAGAAGTCCAGCAACGGCCTCCGGATCAAGGCGTACGAGGACGCCGCGTCCGTGCTCACCGCCTCCAAGATCCACTACGAGAACATCAAGATGGAGGACGCCGGGAACCCCATCATCATCGACATGAAGTACTGCCCCAACAAGATCTGCACCAGCAGCGGCGCCTCCAAGGTCACCGTCAAGGATGTCTCCTTCAAGAACATCACCGgcacctcctccacccccgAGGCCGTCAGCCTGCTCTGCTCCGACAAGATCCCCTGCAGCGGCGTCACCATGGACAACGTCAAGGTCGAGTACAGCGGCACCAACAACAAGACCATGGCCGTCTGCAAGAACGCCAAGGTCACCACCACCGCATCCCTCAAGGAGCTTGCATGCGCATGA